The sequence CCTAATGTTCTGTTCAACACGTGGAAAGACAGGCCCAGGGCAGTTAAGTATTGGTTTATGTAATAAGGTTAAGATGCTTAAGGCCCCATTGTCAATGTTTGACAGGGAATGATCACGGGTATTCCCCACGTAACCTCAAAAGAATCTCCTTCCACGTGGGCCTCTCAATATCCCCAAACCAAATCCTATCAGCCTCAAGGGCCTGCCTAACAAGTATCTCAAGTCCATCCACATGGGGTATTGAGTATTCACGGGCCAACCTAATAAGGTGAGTATCGCCCTTAGGCACATACGCCAAATCAAGCACCAACCCAACGCCCAGATCCCTGGGGTTCATTGGAAATGGTTCATTGATACCCAGCGGCGTTGCATTAACCAGTAACCAAGCACTAAGTCCCATGTTGGGCTGGAGGGAAAGGGCTACACAGTCAACACCCCATGATTCGATTAACGAGCACAACTCGCGCCCATGCTCAAGCGTCCTGTTCAACACGTAAACCCTGGAGCAGCCTAGATCCCTAAGGGCCAGGGCAACAGCCCTCGCAACGCCGCCAGCACCAATAATCAAGGCATCCTCCCCTGAGTAACCCCCCTCGCTCAATGCATGCCTAATGGCTATGTAATCGGTGTTGTAACCCAGTAATTCTCCGTCCTTGTTCATCACGGTGTTAACGCTATTGAGCACCTTTGCGGGGCCCACAACGTCGTTGATTAAATTAACTATGGACACCTTATGGGGCATCGTTACGTTGAAGCCGCCTAACGAGTCCTTAGCCACCTCCACAAAGTAATGTAGTTTCT is a genomic window of Vulcanisaeta souniana JCM 11219 containing:
- a CDS encoding shikimate dehydrogenase family protein — its product is MQVYAVIGYPLNHTLSPNIHNYVFKVLGVDSIYVPLRIPPKKLHYFVEVAKDSLGGFNVTMPHKVSIVNLINDVVGPAKVLNSVNTVMNKDGELLGYNTDYIAIRHALSEGGYSGEDALIIGAGGVARAVALALRDLGCSRVYVLNRTLEHGRELCSLIESWGVDCVALSLQPNMGLSAWLLVNATPLGINEPFPMNPRDLGVGLVLDLAYVPKGDTHLIRLAREYSIPHVDGLEILVRQALEADRIWFGDIERPTWKEILLRLRGEYP